The following are encoded in a window of Planctomycetota bacterium genomic DNA:
- a CDS encoding trypsin-like peptidase domain-containing protein, with protein sequence MKRILGLVLGCALCVVGLVSWVLTQDAQRITQDAKEIVIVKAPSKEPRNPYQEEYEKMLYPTVRITAGFSTGSGVVISHTQTYILTAAHVVEDQSVVDVELYDFTNITATVVITDTDNDLALLRINRDCFADARNDIVVYSARLAPESYIAYLFTPIYTVGCSLGLKPRPSQGIISAVNTDSWEVSSPILPGNSGGPVYDARTYEVIGIAVWVKTYQGQLVTTMAGIVPINQIYQFLDTHSLRSVQADKHE encoded by the coding sequence ATGAAAAGGATATTAGGATTAGTTTTGGGGTGTGCGCTGTGCGTCGTGGGTCTTGTGTCTTGGGTCTTAACTCAGGATGCCCAACGCATAACGCAGGACGCAAAAGAGATAGTAATAGTCAAGGCGCCGAGTAAAGAGCCAAGAAATCCATATCAAGAGGAATATGAGAAGATGCTCTACCCGACCGTAAGAATAACAGCCGGGTTCTCGACCGGGTCTGGCGTAGTCATTAGTCATACCCAAACCTATATCTTAACGGCGGCGCATGTGGTAGAAGACCAGAGTGTCGTTGATGTAGAACTGTATGATTTCACTAATATCACAGCAACGGTAGTTATAACTGACACTGATAATGATTTAGCGTTATTACGAATTAATAGAGATTGCTTCGCTGACGCTCGCAATGACATTGTTGTATATTCCGCACGCCTTGCCCCGGAGAGTTACATTGCCTACCTCTTCACCCCGATTTACACCGTGGGGTGCTCTCTGGGGCTTAAACCTCGGCCATCACAGGGGATTATATCCGCTGTCAATACTGATTCCTGGGAAGTGTCAAGCCCAATATTACCGGGTAATTCAGGCGGCCCGGTTTACGATGCCCGAACCTATGAAGTAATCGGAATAGCAGTATGGGTTAAGACATATCAAGGACAACTCGTTACTACCATGGCCGGTATAGTTCCTATCAATCAAATCTATCAATTCTTGGACACACATTCGCTTCGCTCAGTGCAAGCAGATAAACACGAATAA
- a CDS encoding sigma-70 family RNA polymerase sigma factor: MTNSNDNASNGVKTDESLAMAYQNGDNSAVAILIHRYEKPLWRFALRSSQYKDRQFIDDILQVVFILIFKLLKDRRFRPEYDGSFRTWAFNICKKITLHENQSRKHLEKPISAQYQDEISADITARRFADSLDTLRAERRMEKLKAALDRLKPEERKLIDLRNQEPPVPFDKIKDMPEFPGSNAGQLRTEHCRLLDRLREYIEGMTIQIVHPGTERPERTECLLGNLSGA, encoded by the coding sequence ATGACAAACTCCAATGATAACGCCTCTAACGGGGTAAAAACCGACGAATCCCTGGCCATGGCCTACCAGAACGGCGATAACTCAGCGGTAGCCATCCTTATCCACCGGTATGAAAAGCCGCTCTGGAGATTCGCCTTAAGGTCCAGCCAATATAAGGACCGGCAGTTCATTGATGACATTCTCCAGGTTGTCTTCATACTCATCTTCAAATTGCTGAAAGACCGCCGGTTCAGGCCGGAATATGACGGCTCATTCAGAACCTGGGCATTTAATATCTGTAAAAAGATAACGCTCCACGAGAACCAGAGCCGGAAACATCTGGAAAAACCGATTAGCGCCCAGTATCAGGACGAAATCTCCGCGGACATCACGGCCCGCCGGTTTGCCGACTCGCTGGACACCCTGCGCGCCGAGCGGAGGATGGAGAAACTCAAGGCCGCGCTGGACCGGCTCAAGCCCGAAGAGCGCAAACTCATTGACCTGCGTAACCAGGAGCCGCCGGTCCCGTTTGACAAAATTAAGGATATGCCGGAGTTTCCGGGAAGTAATGCTGGACAACTCCGGACTGAACATTGTAGGTTATTGGACAGATTAAGGGAGTATATAGAAGGGATGACGATTCAGATTGT